A single window of Ficedula albicollis isolate OC2 chromosome 8, FicAlb1.5, whole genome shotgun sequence DNA harbors:
- the CDCP2 gene encoding CUB domain-containing protein 2, protein MMCTGLGCLAALAVLCGALGDAPSRGIKCGGVLSAPSGNFSSPNFPGLYPYETECTWLIVVAEGSSVLLSFSHFELEYHDTCAYDYLRVYNGAAQDRGNLLGTFCGHSPPPPFSSAWHVMAVVFRSDRHVAKHGFAAAYRKDACGGQLTGLSGEITSPRYPESYPNDAECRWSIGGAGGGPLTLVFADFQMEGGQGCGFDYVALFDGATVTAPHLGRYCGSKRPPRTISSTPHLLIVFKSDFNIGGRGFKAHFYSGECQEVFTTIKGNFSSPQYPNFYPNNLKCQWSIQLPPGYRVKVFFLDMELEGRSSLTGGCDYDHLSAFDGGTEHGSLLGRWCGRESLAPVTSRSNRLLLVLHTDRNTAKRGFSISYVGVVPMNVSCTRTDFHIQIPVQSLAQLERNRIYLGTPSCAAQMVGRNFKIHTRFDTCGTESQRRNNTSVIVSTLYIDFSVGGQEDIHQYEVQCEPKRKEASVTLIAGPDPSRLSQAENLVDAQQWEGEAIDAREMKSQDTSDIIFISICILAGLLMVIAVVGLVLL, encoded by the exons ATGatgtgcacagggctgggctgtctGGCAGCGCTGGCCGTGCTCTGCGGGGCTCTCGGGGATGCTCCCAGCAGAG GCATCAAATGTGGGGGTGTACTTTCAGCACCCTCTGGCAATTTCTCCAGCCCCAACTTCCCGGGGCTGTATCCCTACGAGACAGAGTGCACGTGGCTCATCGTGGTGGCCGAGGGCTCCTCCGTCCTGCTCTCCTTCAGCCACTTCGAGCTGGAGTACCACGACACCTGCGCCTACGACTACCTGCGGGTCTACAACGGGGCTGCCCAGGACCGGGGCAACCTGCTGGGCACCTTCTGTGGCCACAGCCCCCCGCCCCCCTTCTCCTCCGCCTGGCACGTCATGGCCGTGGTGTTCCGCTCCGACCGGCACGTGGCCAAGCACGGCTTCGCCGCCGCCTACAGGAAAG ACGCCTGTGGCGGGCAGCTGACGGGGCTCTCTGGGGAGATCACCAGCCCCCGCTACCCCGAGAGTTACCCCAACGATGCCGAGTGCCGCTGGAGCATCGGGGGCGCCGGCGGTGGCCCCCTCACCCTGGTGTTTGCTGACTTCCAGATGGAGGGGGGCCAAGGCTGTGGCTTCGACTACGTGGCCCTGTTTGATGGCGCCACCGTCACTGCCCCCCACCTGGGGCGTTACTGCGGCAGCAAACGCCCGCCCCGCACCATCTCCTCCACCCCACACCTCCTCATCGTCTTCAAGTCGGACTTCAACATCGGTGGCAGGGGCTTCAAGGCCCATTTCTACTCGG GCGAGTGCCAGGAGGTGTTCACCACCATCAAAGGGAATTTCTCCAGCCCTCAGTACCCCAACTTCTACCCCAACAACCTCAAGTGCCAGTGGAGCATCCAGCTGCCCCCGGGCTACCGGGTCAAGGTCTTCTTCCTGGACATGGAGCTGGAGGGCCGGAGCAGCCTGACGGGTGGCTGTGACTATGACCACTTGTCTGCCTTTGATGGTGGCACTGAGCATGGATCCCTGCTGGGGCGCTGGTGCGGGCGGGAGAGCCTGGCCCCCGTCACCTCCCGCAGCAACCGCCTGCTCCTGGTCCTCCACACCGACCGCAACACGGCCAAGAGGGGCTTCTCCATCTCCTACGTGGGAG TTGTGCCCATGAACGTCAGCTGCACCCGGACAGACTTCCACATCCAGATCCCTGTGCAGTCCCTGGCCCAGCTGGAGAGGAATAGGATTTATTTGGGAACCCCCTCCTGTGCAGCCCAGATGGTTGGCAGGAACTTTAAAATACACACCAGGTTTGACACCTGTGGCACTGAATCCCAG AGACGCAACAACACATCTGTCATCGTCAGCACCCTGTACATTGATTTTTCAGTGGGAGGCCAGGAGGACATCCACCAGTACGAGGTGCAGTGTGAACCAAAGAGGAAGGAAGCCTCAGTGACCCTTATTGCTGGCCCTGATCCATCCAGGCTGAGCCAGGCAGAAAACCTGGTGGATGCACAGCAGTGGGAGGGGGAAGCGATCGATGCCCGTGAAATGAAGAGCCAGGACACCAGCGACATCATCTTCATCAGCATCTGCATCCTGGCTGGGCTCCTCATGGTCATCGCAGTGGTGGGGCTGGTGCTTCTCTAG